The Catellatospora citrea DNA segment CTGGCCGAGCATGGTGGCGCCGTTGAGGGTGTCGCGCCACGGGCCGGACAGGAGATCGGCGGCCTTCAGGAAGATCGCGGCGCGGTCGTCGAAGGACATATCACGCCAAAGGGGGGCGGCTTTCTTCGCGGCCGTCACCGCCGCCACCGCATCGGCGTTGGTGGCATTGTGGGTGACTCCCAGCACATGCGCGTGCTTGTGCGGCTGGACGACGTGGATCGCGTTGCCGCCACCCATACGTTGCTGCCCGTCGATGGTCATCGTCAGCTCGAGCTGCTCCGAGGCGAGCTCCCCGAGACGTTTGTGCAGACGGGATCGCTCAGCGCTGCCCGGTGCGTAGGTGTGCACCGGCTCGTTGTGCGGCTCGGGCACCACGGATACGGCGTCCATCGATGGCTCCTCCGGTCGGAAGGTACGTCAACGTTCTTTGCATACTTGCACGCAAAGTACCGCCACAGACCGGCCCGGCGGCAGACATGTGATCCGTTCAACCATGACCAGGTCCGCGACCACCGGGTCGACCGCGATCCGGTCCAGGTCACCGGGCCCGCCCTACCGCTCCAGCCTACCCACCCCTCCGGCCTGGCTAGGCTAGGTCGCCGGACCATGGAGCCCCGCTCGTCCCGGCCCGCCGCACCGGCGGGCCGATCGGCCGGACCGGTTCCACCGGTGGCCCCGCGCCAGCCGTCCAGGCCCTTCCGACACGGGGCCGCCGCGGCGAGCACCACGCCGTCGGCAGGCCCACTGTCGCCCAACAGGAGACCACGATGACCGAGCCCGCGATCGCCACATCCGCCCACCCCCAGCGCAAGGCCGGGACGCAGCCTCCCGCCGCGCCGGAGGCGCCGCGTACGCCGTCCACGACCGGCTGGCTGGCCTTCTCGGCCCTGGCCTGGCTCCTGGTGACACTGCTCTTCTACCGGACCGCGTTCACCGGCGAGGCGGGCGACTGGAGCCTGGTGATGGCGGCCATCCTGCTGCCGCAGGTGATCCAGGCCAACCTGCTCGCCGGGGCGGCGGTCGGGCTGTGGTCCACGCTCGCGCTGGGCCGCCGCAAGCCGTGGGCGGAGCGGGGTGCCGGCCGCTGGGCCGTGGGCACGGCCGCCGGCCTGCTCACCGGCACGCTGGCCAGCGGCGCCGTCCTGCTGGCGTACGGCATGTCGGCGCGCGCCGTCGGCGTGGTGGCGATCGCCGTCGGGGTGGCCGGCGCGCTCGGCGGGGCGCTGGGCGCGATCCGCCCGGCCCGCATCCTGGCCGCGGGCCTGTCCGCCACGCTGCTGGTGCTGGTCTTCCTCAACGTGGTGGCGCTGTTCTCGACGCCGCTGCTGAACGCGTTCGGCAGCGGCGACACCGCGGCCGAGCGCTACTCCGCGAACGGGCTGCTCGCGGGCACCACCGCGGTCATCGCGGGGCTGCTCGCCGGGCTGGTCGCCCACTGGCGCATCCGGCGCGCCGCCGCGCGCACCGGCGACACCCCGAAGTGGCCGGTCTACCTGGCGGCAGGCGCGTCCGCCGGGCTGCTGCTGATCGTCGCCGAGTTCTGCACCCGGCTGGGCGTCGCCCGGCTGCTCTCGCTCGCGGAGGCGGACATCTCCGCCGACAGCGAGATCCTCTCCTTCATCGCCGCCTCGCGCCTGAACACCGGCCTGGTCGTGCTGTTCGTCGGCGCGATCACGACGACCATCGCGTACGGCCGGACACTGCCGAAGGCCGTCCGGGACTGATCCGGTTCACCGGAGGAGCTCGTCGAGCTCCTCCGGTGCGTACCACAGCAGGTCCAGATCCTCGGCCGAGTCGACGGTGAACTGCGCGTCCGGGTCGCCGCCGGCGGCCCGCTCGACCACCTCGGCGGCCTCCGCCACCACCGGCTCCGCCTCGGGCTCGTCCACGTGGAAGGCGGCGATCGCGGCGCGGCGCAGCACGCCGTTCAGCCGCACCGTGCTGGTGCCCAGGTCACGGTTCTCGACGGTCACCTGGCTCGCGGGCACGTCGGCGGAGACGACCACGCGCCGCCGGGGCGCGGCCGGGTCGTCACGCAGCAGGCGCAGCGCGTCCTGGGCGGCCCGCATGAAGGCGACGTACTCCAGCTCCTCCTCGTCGCCCTCCGCGTACCACTCGCGCAGGGCCGGGGTCACCGCGTGCGCGGTCGCGCCGGGCAGCTCGTCGGCGTCGCGCAGCGCCGCGACCAGCGGCACCGTCGCCGGTACGTACACCCTCACGAGATCGTTCGCCACGTCGGATCCCTCCCTCCCCGTTCTCCTGCGGACAGTCTCGCACGGCGACACCGGACTCCCCGCGCCACACCATCCGATGGCAAACTGAAGCAACCGCACGAATCAGCCCCTCTTCAGGAGATCCGCCGCCATGACCCAGCCGTTGCCCCGCTTCCTCACCCTGGAGCAGGTCGCCGAGGAGCTCAGCACCTCCACGGCGCAGATCTACGCGCTGGTCCGGCGGGGCGAGCTGCCCGCCATCCGGCTGGGCGGCCGGGGCCAGTGGCGGGTGGAGCGGGCCCGGCTGGAGGAGTTCATCGCCCAGCTCTACGACGAGGCCCAGCAGTACGTGAAGGACAACCCGCTGTCCGGTGGTGAGGACTGACCACACCAAGATCCTGAGATTGGCATTGACCGATCCGTCGTGCGCAAGCTACAAATGTCAAACGGAGGCAAACTCAAGCAAACACAAGATCAAAGGTGGTGGTCCCGATGACGGCGCTCGCCGTTGCTGCCGGATCCGTCCGCATCCATCGCGCGCCCCCGCTCGACCCGCCGTTCGACGACGAGCTGCGCCCCACCACCTACCGGCCGGTCCGGCCCGAGCCCCGCGAGATCATCCCGCCGGAGGCCGTCGCCGGGGCCTCGCCCGAGTGCCACACCGCGGCCCTGCGCTTCCTCAACCTGTGCCTGGAGCTGTTCAACGGCTTCCGCTCCCCCGGTCAGCTGCGCCCGCTGCTGCGCGTCACCGAGGCCAACGACGTGCTCGACGAGCTGGCCCGCGGCCTGCGCCGGCTGGCGGCACTGCGCCAAGCCGTGCCGGCGGGCACCCCACGCCGTCCCGTCCGCCGCCGCCAGCTGCGCACCTGCGAGCCCCGCCCGGGGGTGGCCGAGGTCGCCGCGGTGCTCAGCGACGGCCGCAGCACCTGGTCGCTGGCATACCGGCTGGAACGCGACACCACGAACTGGCGCTGCACCGCCCTGCTGGTGCTGCTCTGACCCCCGGGGCGGGCGGCTGCACCCCTGCGACCGCGTCGCCCGTTCCGGGGCTCCACAGCGAAAGAAGGACCGGCCGACGGCCGGTCCTTCTTCGTGGTCGTCCGGCGATCCGGCGTGACCGGCCCCGAGGGGTCAGCCGCGCCGGACCGTCGTCAGTGGGTCAGGCGGCGCCGTGGCAGCGCTTGTACTTCTTGCCCGAGCCGCAGGGGCAGGGGCTGTTGCGGGAGGCCGGAGCGGCGACCGCGCCACGACCGGCGCTGCGCGGGGACGGCTTGCGGCCCCCGTCGCCGCCGGCGTTGCCGATGCCCAGCGCCGGAGCCTGCTGCACCTGCGGTGCGCCCGCGCCCGCGGCGCCGTCGATCGTCGGCGAGGTGTACTGCACCCGCTGCGGCTGCTGGCGCTGGCCCAGCCCCTTGGCCCGGACCTCGACGTGCGACTCGCCGTCGGGCAGCGGCACGCCTGCTGCCGCCGGCGCGGGCGGCGCCTGCTCGACCTGGACCTCAAGGTTGAACAGGAAGCCGACGGCCTCCTCCTTGATGCCCTCCATCATCTGGGCGAACATGTCGAAACCCTCGCGCTGGTACTCGACCAGGGGGTCGCGCTGCGCGTAGGCGCGCAGACCGACGCCCTCCTGGAGGTAGTCCATCTCGTAGAGGTGCTCGCGCCACTTGCGGTCGATGACGGCCAGCAGCACCTGACGCTCCAGCTCGCGCATCGCCTCCGGCCCGAGCTGCTCCTCGCGGCGGTCGTACGCGTCGTGCGCGTCCTGCTTCATCCGCTGGACGAGGAACTCGTGGTCGAAGGTGGTGCGCTCGGCGCCCGCCTCCTCCTCCAGCTCCTCGATCGTGATGGTGACCGGGTAGAGCTGCTTGAGGTTGGTCCACAGCTGGTCGAGATCCCAGTCCTCGGCGTACTCCTTGCCGGTGCCGACGGTGCCGCCGGTGACATACGCCGCGACCACATCGTCGATCATGGTGTCGATCTGGTCGTGCAGATCCTCGCCGTCGAGCACGCGCTTGCGCTCGGCGTAGACCACCTGGCGCTGCTTGTTCATGACCTCGTCGTACTTGAGCACGTTCTTGCGGATCTCGGCGTTCTGGGCCTCGATCTGCGTCTGCGCGCCACGGATCTGACGGGTCACCATCTTCGACTCGATCGGCACGTCGTCCGGGATGTTGAAGCGGTCCATGACCGCCTCGACCGCGCCGGAGCGGAAGCGCCGCATCAGGTCGTCCTGCAGCGACAGGTAGAACCGGGACTCGCCCGGGTCGCCCTGGCGGCCGGCGCGACCGCGCAGCTGGTTGTCGATCCGGCGCGACTCGTGCCGCTCGGTGCCCAGCACGTAGAGGCCGCCGGCGTCGGTGACCTCCTCGGCCTCGGCCGCGCAGGCCTCCTCCCAGGTGGGCAGGATCTCCTCGAGCGCCTTGTAATAGTCGTCGCCGTGCTCCTCCTCGGTGAGCCCGCGCTGACGCAGCTCCGCCGCGGCGAGGAACTCGGGGTTGCCGCCGAGCAGGATGTCCGTGCCACGACCGGCCATGTTGGTGGCCACCGTGACGCCGCCCTTGCGGCCCGCCTGCGCGATGATCTCCGCCTCGCGGGCGTGGTACTTCGCGTTGAGGACCGCGTGCGGGATGCCCTTGCGGCGCAGCAGCTGCGACAGGATCTCGGAGTTCTCCACGGAGACCGTGCCGACCAGCACGGGCTGGCCGGTGGCGTGGCGCTCGGCGATGTCCTCGACGACCGCCTGGAACTTCGCCTTCTCGGTCTTGTAGATGACGTCCGACTTGTCCTGGCGGACCATCGGGCGGTGCGTCGGGATGGTCACCACGCCGACGTTGTAGACCTTGTTGAACTCGCCCGCCTCGGTCTGCGCCGTGCCGGTCATGCCGGAGAGCTTCTCGTACATGCGGAAGTAGTTCTGCAGGGTGACCGTCGCGAGGGTCTGGTTCTCCTGCTTGATCTCGACGCCTTCCTTGGCCTCGATCGCCTGGTGCATGCCCTCGTTGTAGCGGCGGCCGTGCAGGATGCGACCGGTGAACTCGTCGACGATCAGGACCTCGCCCTCGGAGACGATGTAGTCCTTGTCGCGCTTGAACAGCTCCTTGGCCTTGATGGCGTTGTTCAGGTAGCCGACCAGCGGGGTGTTCACCGACTCGTAGAGGTTGTCGATGCCCAGCCGGTCCTCGACCCGGGAGACGCCCCGCTCGGTCACCGCGATGGTGCGCTTGGACTCGTCGACCTCGTAGTCGCCCGAGCCGTCCTTGCCCCGCTCCAGCCGGGCCACCACCGCGGCGAACTCGCCGTACCACCGCTGCGACTGCTCGGCCGGGCCGGAGATGATCAGCGGCGTACGGGCCTCGTCGATGAGGATCGAGTCGACCTCGTCGACGATCGCGAAGCCGTGGCCCCGCTGCACCATGTCCGCGGCCGACCAGGCCATGTTGTCGCGCAGGTAGTCGAAGCCGAACTCGTTGTTCGTGCCGTAGGTGATGTCGCAGTCGTAGGCCGCGCGGTGCTCGTCGGACGGGCGGTTGGGCAGCACCGTCCCGACGGTCAGGCCGAGGAAGCGGTGCACCCGCCCCATCCACTCGGCGTCGCGCTGGGCCAGGTAGTCGTTGACCGTGATGACGTGCACGCCCTTGCCGGCCAGCGCGTTGAGGTAGGCCGGCAGGGTGGACACGAGGGTCTTGCCCTCACCGGTCTTCATCTCGGCGATGTTGCCGAAGTGCAGCGCCGCGCCGCCCATGATCTGCACGTCGTAGTGCCGCTTGTGCAGCACCCGCTTGGCGGCCTCGCGCACCGTGGCGAACGCCTCGGGGAGCAGGTCGTCCAGGGTCTCCCCGTCGGCGAGGCGCTCCCGGTACTGGTCAGTCAGCGCCCGCAGCTCGGCATCGCTGAGGTCGACGTAGTTCTCCTCGATGGAGTTGACGGCGTCGGCGATGGCCTTGAGCCGACGGAGCATCCGCCCCTCACCGGCACGGAGGATCTTCTCGAAAATCGACACGGGTGTTCAACGCTCCCTAGACAGTCTGCCGACCCATCGTAGGCGCATCGGACGGCGAATCGTCACCCCCAGGGAAGTGATCCGGCAGAATCGGGCACCAAGTCACAAACCTCCAGGCCCGAAGTCCGGCCTCGCGGCCTCCGCCGGGCCCGGCCGCCACCCGGCGTTATCGGCGTGCCGACCTGCGGGGCGGTGTGCCAGGGTGGGGCCATGACCGACCCGTACGACAACCCCCAACCGGTCCTGCACACCGTCACGGACCGGGGCGCCCCGCTCACCTTGCGCCCGGCCCGGCTCGGCGACGCGCCCGGCGTCCTGGTCGCCTGCACCGACCCGGAGACCCTGCGCTGGACCACCGTGCCCCTCGACTACGACCACGAGAAGGCGGTCGGCTTCGTGACCGGCTACGCCCCCGGCTGGTGGGAGCGCAGGCAGGGCGCGGCGTTCGTGCTCGCCGACGCCGACGACGCCTACGTCGGCCAGATCGACCTGCGCGTCTCCGGCGATCCGCAGGTCGCCGACGTCGGCTTCCTCACCGCGCCGCACGCCCGCGGCCACGGCTACATGAGCGCCGCGCTGCGCGCCGTCGCCGAGTGGGGCATCCGCGAACTGGGCCTGGCCCGCGTGGAGTGGAAGGCGCACGTCGGCAACGACGGCTCGCGACGGGTCGCCGAGCGGGCGGGCTTCACCTACGAGGGCGTACAGCGCAACGGCTGCGCCCACCGCGGCGAGCGCCGCGACGCCTGGACCGCGGCCCTGGTGCGGGAGGACCTGGACAGCGGCGAGGAGAAGGCGTGAGCGAGCGCGAGCGAATCAGCAGGCTCGGGAATGCCGCCGACGAGCGCGGCGAGGAGAAGGCATGACCGGGTCTCGCGCGCCGTTCACGCTCGACGGCGGCACGGTGCGGCTGCGGCCGTGGCGGCTGCGTGACGCCGAGCAACTGCGCGCGGCCTGCGACGATCCGGTGACGGCGCACTTCATGGCGCAGATGCCGACGCCGTACACGATGGAGCACGCCCGGTGGTGGATCACCGAGGGTTCGCCGGAGTCCTGGCAGACCGGCGGGGCGTCCTGGGCGGTGGTCGACCCGGCCACCGACGAGGTGCTGGGCGGGGCCGGGCTGAGCCACCTGCAGCAGGACCGCCGCCAGGCCGAGCTCGGCTACTGGGTCGCGCCGTGGGCGCGCCGCCGGGGCGTGGCCACGGCGGCCACCCGGGCCATCGCCGGCTGGGCCTTCGGCACGCTGGGCATGATCCGCATGGAGCTGTTCACGGCTCCCGACAACGCGGCCAGCCAGCGGGTCGCGCTGGCGGCGGGCTTCACCCGCGAGGGCGTACGCCGGGGCGCGTCCACCCGCCGCGACGGCTCCCACGGCGACTACGTGGCGTTCGTCCGGCTGGCGAGCGACCCGGCCGGTCCGGTGCCGCCCGGCCTGCCCGACTTCCCGGGCGGCGAGCTGACCGACGGGCGGGTGCGGCTGCGCCGGATCGCCGCGGCCGACGCCGAGGACTACTTCGCGCTGGCGCAGCTGCCGGAGGTGGCCCGCAGCAACGTCGGCGGCCCGACCACCCTGGACGGGGTGCGCGAACGCTGCGCCTGCGCCGAGGCCGACTGGCTGGCGGGCAACCGCGCCACCTGCGTCGTCCTGGACGCCGAGAGCGGCGCCTTCGCCGGCGAGATCGGCCTGTACTACCAGGAGCGTTTCCTGCAGCAGGCGATCCTCGGCTACGCGCTGCGCCCGGAGTTCCGCGGCCGGGGCTTCGCCACCAGCGCCGCCCGGCTGCTCAGCGACTGGGCGACGGAGCAGGCGGGCGTGGTGCGCGTGGTCGCCGGCACGTTCCCCTACAACGAGGCGTCGCGGCGGGTGCTGGAGCGGGCCGGGTTCGAGCTGGAGGGGACGCTCAAGGCGCGGCTGCCCGCGCGGGACGGCACCCGGATCGACGACATCCAGTACGTGCGGATCGCCGAGAAGTTCCGCTGACACGAAGATCGGCCTGTCCCGTCCTCACCGGACGGGACAGGCCGACGCCTGCCTATCGGTTCACCAGGCCAGCGTCAGCAGCCCGTAGTCGTACGCCTTGCGGCGGTAGACGACACAGGGCCGGCCGCTGTCCTTGTCGTGGAACAGGTAGAAGTCGTGCCCGACCAGCTCCATCTGGTACAGGGCGTCGTCGACTGTCATCGGTTCACCGGAGAACTCCTTCTCCCGCACGATGTGCCACGGCTGGTCCTGGTCCTCCAGGGCGTCCATCGGTCCGCCCGCGCCGTTGGCGGAGCGCGCGAGCGTGGCGGTGGCCGTGCCGCCCATGGGGGGTTCGAACAGGGCCAGGTTCGCGGTGGCCTCGGCGACGGAGACCGGGGCGCGACGGCCGCGGTGCACCCGGCGGCGGTCAGCGGCCTTGCGCAGGCGGCGGTCGAGCCGCTCGACGGCCTCGTCCAGTGCGGAGTAGAAGTCGCTGGCGGCACCGGTGGCGCGGATCACGGGGCCGCGGGTGACGCAGGTGATCTCGATGTGCTGGCAGGAATCAGCTTGGCGCGGGTTGCGCTCGTGGATTAGCTCGACGTCGAATTCAATGATCTTCTGGTCGTAACGCTCAACTTTTTGCAGCTTGTCGGCCACATGAACCCGGAAATGATCCGGAACTTCGACATTACGACCCTTGACCTCGATGTCCACGCCTGACCTCCCACGGTCTGTCCGAGTGCGGAACACCCCGGCAACTGGTGTCCGGGGCGCACTTCTGTAAGCCCCTTCCGACGCTCTCGTTCACCGCTGAGCGGTGACCTCCATCAGGTGGTTGGCTTCTGACGCTAGCCTCTTGTCAGCCACTCGTCATCCCTTGTACCAAGACTGTTTTGACGAGATTCGCCCTTTCGGTACCGCGCGTCACGGAGCCGTCACCCAGCATCGATCCAGCCATTATCCGAAGATTACGGCCATATTGCGCGTTGTGACAGGTACCGGCGTGTCGCGGCCAGCGCCACGCACGCATCGACGCGCATCCCTGCGCTCTCCAGCAGCACCGACGCGGCCGCCAGCGTCGCACCGGTGGTCACGATGTCGTCCAGCAGCACCGTCACGGACCCGGGCGCGGCGCGCCGGGCCCGCTCCACCGCCCCGCGCCGCAGCGCGAAGGCGCCCGCCGCGCTCGCCGCCCGCTGCGCCGACGACAGGTGCGCCGAGTCGGCTTTCGGCAGCGCCCGCAGCGGGGCGACGACGACGGCCTGCCGACCGGCCTCCCGCAGCCGCTCCGCCGCGGCGTGGGCCAGCCGGCGCATGTGGTCGCCGTGCCGGGCGCGGGCCGCCGCGGCCGTGTCCGGCACGTAGAGCAGCAGCAGCGGCCGCCGCGGGTCCGCCGTGGCCGCGACCGCCTCGGCGAGCAGCGCACCCAGGGGACGGGCCAGCCGGTGCCGGCCCCGCTCCTTGAAGGCGAGGATCAGCTCCCGCAGTGGGCCGTCGTAGTCGCCCAGCGCCACGCACGGGGGCAGGCCGGGCGGGGGCGGATCGGGGCGGGTCGGCGCGGCCCGCAGCGACTCGACCGCGCGGGCGCAGCCGGCGCAGACCTCGTGGCGCAGCGGCAGCCCCGAGCCGCCGCAGCCGGCGCACGACGCGGGCAGCACGAGATCGGACAGCGCCTGCCAGAGCGCACCGACCGGCACGGCTCAGCCCTCGAAGCAGGCTGCCGTGACGGTGGGCTCCACCGGCGGTTGCGGTGAGGCCGACGAGGACGGCCCCGGGCTGGGCGACGGCGGTGGGGTCAGCAGCAGCGACTCCTTGCTCAGCGGGTCGAGGGTCCCGCTGAACGCCTTGGTCGCCTCGCCGTCGACGTCGAGCATGACCTTTCCACTGGTCACGGTCCGACCGGCGTTGCCGACATACGCGG contains these protein-coding regions:
- a CDS encoding Rv3235 family protein; its protein translation is MTALAVAAGSVRIHRAPPLDPPFDDELRPTTYRPVRPEPREIIPPEAVAGASPECHTAALRFLNLCLELFNGFRSPGQLRPLLRVTEANDVLDELARGLRRLAALRQAVPAGTPRRPVRRRQLRTCEPRPGVAEVAAVLSDGRSTWSLAYRLERDTTNWRCTALLVLL
- a CDS encoding helix-turn-helix transcriptional regulator, with the protein product MTQPLPRFLTLEQVAEELSTSTAQIYALVRRGELPAIRLGGRGQWRVERARLEEFIAQLYDEAQQYVKDNPLSGGED
- a CDS encoding ComF family protein, with amino-acid sequence MPVGALWQALSDLVLPASCAGCGGSGLPLRHEVCAGCARAVESLRAAPTRPDPPPPGLPPCVALGDYDGPLRELILAFKERGRHRLARPLGALLAEAVAATADPRRPLLLLYVPDTAAAARARHGDHMRRLAHAAAERLREAGRQAVVVAPLRALPKADSAHLSSAQRAASAAGAFALRRGAVERARRAAPGSVTVLLDDIVTTGATLAAASVLLESAGMRVDACVALAATRRYLSQRAIWP
- a CDS encoding GNAT family N-acetyltransferase, with the protein product MTGSRAPFTLDGGTVRLRPWRLRDAEQLRAACDDPVTAHFMAQMPTPYTMEHARWWITEGSPESWQTGGASWAVVDPATDEVLGGAGLSHLQQDRRQAELGYWVAPWARRRGVATAATRAIAGWAFGTLGMIRMELFTAPDNAASQRVALAAGFTREGVRRGASTRRDGSHGDYVAFVRLASDPAGPVPPGLPDFPGGELTDGRVRLRRIAAADAEDYFALAQLPEVARSNVGGPTTLDGVRERCACAEADWLAGNRATCVVLDAESGAFAGEIGLYYQERFLQQAILGYALRPEFRGRGFATSAARLLSDWATEQAGVVRVVAGTFPYNEASRRVLERAGFELEGTLKARLPARDGTRIDDIQYVRIAEKFR
- a CDS encoding DUF6912 family protein is translated as MANDLVRVYVPATVPLVAALRDADELPGATAHAVTPALREWYAEGDEEELEYVAFMRAAQDALRLLRDDPAAPRRRVVVSADVPASQVTVENRDLGTSTVRLNGVLRRAAIAAFHVDEPEAEPVVAEAAEVVERAAGGDPDAQFTVDSAEDLDLLWYAPEELDELLR
- a CDS encoding GNAT family N-acetyltransferase, which produces MTDPYDNPQPVLHTVTDRGAPLTLRPARLGDAPGVLVACTDPETLRWTTVPLDYDHEKAVGFVTGYAPGWWERRQGAAFVLADADDAYVGQIDLRVSGDPQVADVGFLTAPHARGHGYMSAALRAVAEWGIRELGLARVEWKAHVGNDGSRRVAERAGFTYEGVQRNGCAHRGERRDAWTAALVREDLDSGEEKA
- the hpf gene encoding ribosome hibernation-promoting factor, HPF/YfiA family, giving the protein MDIEVKGRNVEVPDHFRVHVADKLQKVERYDQKIIEFDVELIHERNPRQADSCQHIEITCVTRGPVIRATGAASDFYSALDEAVERLDRRLRKAADRRRVHRGRRAPVSVAEATANLALFEPPMGGTATATLARSANGAGGPMDALEDQDQPWHIVREKEFSGEPMTVDDALYQMELVGHDFYLFHDKDSGRPCVVYRRKAYDYGLLTLAW
- the secA gene encoding preprotein translocase subunit SecA, producing the protein MSIFEKILRAGEGRMLRRLKAIADAVNSIEENYVDLSDAELRALTDQYRERLADGETLDDLLPEAFATVREAAKRVLHKRHYDVQIMGGAALHFGNIAEMKTGEGKTLVSTLPAYLNALAGKGVHVITVNDYLAQRDAEWMGRVHRFLGLTVGTVLPNRPSDEHRAAYDCDITYGTNNEFGFDYLRDNMAWSAADMVQRGHGFAIVDEVDSILIDEARTPLIISGPAEQSQRWYGEFAAVVARLERGKDGSGDYEVDESKRTIAVTERGVSRVEDRLGIDNLYESVNTPLVGYLNNAIKAKELFKRDKDYIVSEGEVLIVDEFTGRILHGRRYNEGMHQAIEAKEGVEIKQENQTLATVTLQNYFRMYEKLSGMTGTAQTEAGEFNKVYNVGVVTIPTHRPMVRQDKSDVIYKTEKAKFQAVVEDIAERHATGQPVLVGTVSVENSEILSQLLRRKGIPHAVLNAKYHAREAEIIAQAGRKGGVTVATNMAGRGTDILLGGNPEFLAAAELRQRGLTEEEHGDDYYKALEEILPTWEEACAAEAEEVTDAGGLYVLGTERHESRRIDNQLRGRAGRQGDPGESRFYLSLQDDLMRRFRSGAVEAVMDRFNIPDDVPIESKMVTRQIRGAQTQIEAQNAEIRKNVLKYDEVMNKQRQVVYAERKRVLDGEDLHDQIDTMIDDVVAAYVTGGTVGTGKEYAEDWDLDQLWTNLKQLYPVTITIEELEEEAGAERTTFDHEFLVQRMKQDAHDAYDRREEQLGPEAMRELERQVLLAVIDRKWREHLYEMDYLQEGVGLRAYAQRDPLVEYQREGFDMFAQMMEGIKEEAVGFLFNLEVQVEQAPPAPAAAGVPLPDGESHVEVRAKGLGQRQQPQRVQYTSPTIDGAAGAGAPQVQQAPALGIGNAGGDGGRKPSPRSAGRGAVAAPASRNSPCPCGSGKKYKRCHGAA